A segment of the Oncorhynchus clarkii lewisi isolate Uvic-CL-2024 chromosome 11, UVic_Ocla_1.0, whole genome shotgun sequence genome:
AGTGTGTCGTATCGACGGAACACCGAAAATAAAACGGGTCACACGGACTCACCTCTGACATCTGAGTAGCAGTGTTGCCCCTGGCACCCAGAAAAACCATGGCGAGGGCAGCGGAGATGCTGAGAGGGGAGTACAAAACGTTGCCCTTCTTGTTCTTCTCGGTGATCTTCTTGAACAACGCCAGGGTGAAGTTAGTATTGGCTACAGACACGGCTGCCATTGTAACTGGTGGGAGAGGAAGGCTGGCAGAACTTGGAAAGAAAAGTGAAACGTGTCAGTGAAACAGACCCGTCAATGAATGGGCCGCAATTATCCATCTAATGCGGATGTTACTTTTGAAAAAAAGTACGcaaacccccaccccccccccaccacaaaaAAAGCAGCTAGTTAACGTTACACTTAAGTTATAAAATGTCCCGTCCTCTCTGATGTTATGTTTATGCTATTCTCCTGATTTTGGAGCGGTGGAAAAAATGTTGGTCACATCCAGGTAGCCAAGCAGACATCAATAGTTATGTTAAGTAAATCGGCAAGTAATTCACCAATAAACAAGACAAAAAGTCGTAACTAATCGTAACTTCAACAGAAAGTTATCAAGATCAACAGAGTAAACCTTCCTAAAGTATGTTCAGTATCGTCACCAGTTGATTGGGGGAAATATTATATTGCAGCTACTCACCAAAGACTGGTTATTTGTGAATGTCAGGTGGTTTTCTAGACACGTTCCAGGGAACCATCTATTAAACAATTAACTGCAGACACACACCGTGGCCTGTCAAAGTGCGCTTTTCAATTATTTTCAGCTGACTACTACGGCAAACCAACTGGATCAAACGAATGTACAGTACTATGAAGTAAAAAACTACATCCAAGCAGTGTATGGCCTAAATATAGACAGAGTGAAATAAACAAGAATAATGTATGATTTTGTATTTATTGCTGTTAATTCCAGGAAAACAGATCAACAATTTGCATAAAAACCCAATTCGTTTTAGAAATATATTTGACATTTCCAGTACAATAACATTTACATAAAGAGTACAGTAAATATACACCCGAAGGTAACAGTGAGTGTACCCCATACAGTACAGCCTTTTTTTAATCAGGAACGTTTAACAAGTTTAACTGGCAGGTTCATATGTACAATCGTCCTCCGAGCTCACATGGTTCTTCAATCATCCATACAATTCTGTAAAGAGTGTCCCCACATGTTTTCTTTCCCTGTGTTCAACACATGTCCACACCGTTTTTTAATCAAATTCCGAGTTGGCCTCAACATTTTAGGTACATGTAAGGGGGCAGGGGCAGCTTTTTAATCATGTTTTTGGAGGAAAACAGTACTAAGTGTGGCTATCAATGAAAATTGACAAAACTTTTCATATCAACAAATGAGTGTATACTCCGTATGCACAAGTGTAatatacacagtggggagaacaagtatttgatacgctgccgattttgcaggttttcctactgacaaagcatgtagaggtctgtaatttttatcataggtacacttcaactgtgagagacggaatctaaaacaaaaatccagaaaattttaagttttaagtaattcatttgcattttattgcatgacattagtatttgatcacctaccaaccagtaagaattccagctctcacagacctgttagtttttctttaagaagccctcaagttctccactcattacctgtattaactgcacctgtttgaactcgttacctgtataaaagacacctgtccacacactcagtCAAACAGACTCCaccctctccacaatggccaagaccagagggctgtgtaaggacatcagggataaaattgttgACTTGCACAGGGCTGGGATGGGCttcaggacaataggcaagcagcttggtgagaagccAACAACTGTTGCGTacttattagaaaatggaagacgttcaagatgacggtcaatcacccctcggtctggggctccatgcaagatctcacctcgtggggcatcaatgatcatgaggaaggtgagcaatcagcccagaactacacggcaggacctggtcaatgacctgaagagagctgggaccacagtctcaaagaaaaccattagcaACACACTataccgtcatggattaaaatcctgcagcgcacgcaaggtccccctgctcaagccagcgcatgttcaggcccgtctgaagtttgccaatgaccatctggatgatccagaggaggaatgggagaaggtcatgtggtctgatgagacaaaaatgtagctttttggtctaaactccactcgctgtgtttggaggaagaagaaggatgagtacaaccccaagaacaccatcccaacagtgaagcatggaggtggaaacatcattctttggggatgcttttctgcaaaggggacaggacgactgcactgtattgaggggaggatggatggggccatgtatcgtgagatcttggccaacaacctccttccctcagtaagagcattgacgATGGGTCGTGGctaggtcttccagcatgacaacgacccgaaacaaaCAGCCAGGGCAATTAAGgcgtggctccataagaagcatctcaaggtcctggagtggcctagccagtctccagacctgaacacaatagaacatctttggagggagctgaaagtccgtattgcccagcgacagccccgaaacctgaaggatctggagaaggtctgtatggaggagtgggccaaaatccctgctgcagtgtgtgcaaacctggtcaagaactacaggaaacgtatgatctctgtaattgcaaacaaaggtttctgtaccaaatattaagttctgcttttctgatgtatcaaatacttatgtcatgcaataaaatgcaaattaattacttaaaaatcatacaatgtgattttctggatttttgttttagattctgtctctcacagttgaagtgtacctatgataaacaattacatgctttgtaagtaggaaacactgccgattttgcaggttatctaATACTtgtgcatgtacagtggggagaacatcTTTTACAACTTGTAAAAGATGGGGAGGACCAAGAAAGATCAGATTTAGTCTACTGGAATGCTTTGCAGTTTGGTTATTTTCACTTAttttcactttaaaaaaaaataaaaatctgtccCTGGAAAGCTACTGATCCTGATACCCCAAACAACTCCAGTCAGACACCTCCATTAGTGCTCACGCTAATCGTGTTCATACTccacatgaaaacacacacaattCGTAGTGTGTATGTGCATATTTCTTTGTTTTACATCTACCAATGTACCAAACATATGCCATACAGTTAGATCTAGATTTTAAATGAAGTGGGAATAAATATAATGAATCTCCAGAAAAGTTACATGATATCTGCCTTGGCTACCACAGTCCTGTAGAAATGGCTCAAAGAAAATATAGTTATTTTCAGAGAACAGTGTTATCAATAGTAGGAGCCAAATAGTGGCCCCCGACTCTGCAGGTCAGCACAGCATTTCCAAGTGAATACTGGATGGAGGGACAACAGTGTATATTGTCAGAGCTTCACGGTTGCAATAACATCTGGCTCTAGTTCTTCCGGGACTGTTTCAGTGCACTTGAGAAACTTCAGAATTCCTGGTAGTCGTAGTGCATATTGTCAAAGATTATAACTAAAATAAACACCCAGCAGCATTTAACTTCAACATGACAAACATGATGATTAAAAACGTCTTATTCTGCGCTTCACATTATTATCAAGTGGCAAATGCTTTAAGAAACATGTTTCGATACTGCCAGATtccttacattaaaaaaaaaacgaaatatgTTGTACATTCATAAACACTgcagcaaaaaaatatttaaaaaaataatcccagcttttttttttttacattaacttTTTTGTTTGTACTCATCTTTCGTAGCTGTACAGTTAAACCATTCAAATCCTCGTCCAATAACAATAAGGAGGCATAAATATACCGCTGTAAAAATGAAGTATAGGAAACTCTTTAATCGAGATCACGCAGAATCCCCATGTATTCAGAGAACAAAATCATTTCCCAAGCTCCCATACTCTAAGAGACGTGGTGTCATTTACCAAGCTCCCATACTCTAAGAGACGTGGTGTCATTTCCCAAGCTCACATACACATACTCTAAGAGACGTGGTGTCATTTCCCAAGCTCACATACTCTAAGAGACGTGGTGTCATTTCCCAAGCTCCCACACTCTAAGAGACGTGGTGTCATTTCCCAAGCTCCCACACTCTTAAGAGACGTGGTGTCATTTTCCCAAGCTCACACACTAAGAGACGTGGTGTCATTTTCCCAAGCTCACATACTCTAAGAGACGTGGTGTCATTTCCCAAGCTCACATACACATACTCTAAGAGACGTGGTGTCATTTCCCAAGCTCACATACTCTAAGAGACGTGGTGTCATTTCCCAAGCTCCCACACTCTAAGAGACGTGGTGTCATTTCCCAAGCTCCCACACTCTTAAGAGACGTGGTGTCATTTCCCAAGCTCACACACTCTAAGAGACGTGGTGTAATTTCCCAAGCTCCCATACTCTAAGAGACGTTGTGTCATTTTCCAAGCTTCCATACACTAAGATACGTGGTGTCATTGTCCAAGCTCACACACTCTAAGAGACGTGGTGTAATTTCCCAAGCTCCCATACTCTAAAATATGTGGTGTCATTTTCCCAAGCTCCCACACTCTAAAATACGTGGTGTCATTTTCCCAAGCTCTCACACTCTAGAATACGTGGTGTCATTTTCCCAAGCTCCCACACTCTAGGATACGTGGTGTCATTTTCCCAAGCTCCCACACTCTAGGATACGTGGTGTCATTTTCCCAAGCTCCCACACTCTAGGATACGTGGTGTCATTTTCCCAAGCTCCCACACTCTAGGATACGTGGTGTCATTTTCCCAAGCTCCCACACTCTAATATCAAAAATAAGTTAGTGAACATGAGCTGCTTGCTGTCTTGTGCCAGTTTTCAGTGCAAAATACCAAAAGCCTCTAAAGgatcagtgggggggggggggtgcgtctCTATGGAAACAAGACAGCTTCACTCTCAGCTGTGATGGGGACGTAGAGGATGTCTCCGCCACAAGTACTCAGGACCCTCCTCACACACGCTCTTTAAAAAGGTCAAACCAACAATGACAATGACTGAGAAACATCAGAGTGAAACCCTCTTGAAACGGAGGGTTCTCTTGGACCGCTCGTGACAAGGAACCAGATGACGGAACGAAAAGACGTGTTCAGCTGGCGTTGTCTAGTCCTTCGGGAGAGTGGGAGGCGGCGTACTTCAGCCGAAAGCTGCCTGAAAAAACAGAAAGGGGACGGCGTCAGCGGAACAAAGAAGACAATACAAAATGGGAGGATTAAAATAACCTCCCGAAAAATTAAGCAAAAAGACAAGGAACCACTGTGATGAATTCCCAAAATGCACCTGAGCGGTTGGGattttttcttttcatttttaACTGCTAAGAGAGAGTTTTGAGAGAAAAACGTCCACAGGTCTCCTGAGATGAGAGAGAGCCCTTTAACAGCAGCTCCTGGCTGTAAATAAGTCCTGCCAATGGAGGTGGGGAGGGTTACTGCAAAGGTGTGCCTTCCCAAACTTGGTCAAGGGTACCCTCTGAGTGGGTGGGTGTAGGGTTATAAAGCACTGGTATGTGATAGAGAGTAAGAGCGGGCTGAGGGGGGGTGCCGCAGAGGGGCCGAATGGGTCCATCTGAAGAGGCCCCTGGCCGTGGCGTTATTACCTTGCTGTGATGAATCAACAGAGGGCTGTTTGCAGTCCTGTGCGTAGTGCCCACTGACCCCACAGTTGTAGCAGGAGACGTTGCCGTTGTTCTTGTTGACGCCGACCGCTACCCCCGGGGCCCCTCCGCCGCCTCCCGAACCGGGCACCATACCCACGCTGGAGGGGTACATGTGCGGGTAGAAACGGTTGAAGGGCGACACCATCTGTTGGAGGCTATAGCCTAGCTGGGTGCCCAGTACATGGTCAGATTGGGTGTGCAGCAGGGTCTGGCCAGCGTAAGGGGCGGGGGGGAAGAATGTCAGCTGGGCCTGGCCGTTGCTTTGCGGGGGCGGCTGACTGAGGTAGTTGCTGGCGCACAGGGACGTGAGCTGGAAGATGGGCGGCGCACCAAACACCTGCCGTGGCGCCATCTGGTGGGGAAAGAAAAACGATGGCGCTGTACGGCTGTTGCCGCAGCCGCCTCGGCAACCGCACGCCCCGCAACACATGGCCTGTTGCTGGTGAGTcgtctgctgctgctgttgttgttgtggttgcgcctgttgctgggcaacagagTTACTGGTGCTGTTGACGTAGGAGGTGGAGTCGGTCTGGGTTGAGCCGGGCGCTGGGCCGGGGGTGTGGGTGGGTACGGACGGGGGCACCACCGCCTGAACCTGTCCAGGGGAAGGCGCTACCCCTAGTGTGGCCATGACGGAAGTGGGGATGGGGGCCATAGTGTACAGGGAGGGCAGGTCCGGGAAAAGAGACACATCTGGGTGCTTGATGTGAGGGATGCTAAGGTCCCCCAGGGGTATGGATGGGGTTAGGGGGGCGGCAGGGTCTGGGTTGGAGTAGGCAGGCTGCAGGGGTGAGGCATAGGGCGGACCAGGGGTGATGACACTTATAGCTTCTACCAGGGGCTGGTGGGCAGGGAGGGTGGTGACACCCTCAGAGCTGGCAGTGGTCTGTGGAGGGGCTGTCTTGAAGTGCTGGACTGGGGGCTGCAGGGCAGGGCTGCCAGGGGAGTGTAAGCCCAGGGCTAGGGAGCCAAACCCTGGGAGTACCATGGGCATCTGCTCTGGATCCCCTGGCACGGGAACTGGCACGGTGGTGGACGTAGGCTCTCGGAGGACAAGGGGCACCTGCATGATCAGTCCTCCGACCACCTTGTTGTCTACCAGGGCAGTTGCCACCTGGTGGGGAGGCATGACTGGCAGAGGGGCATCGGCAGGTAGTGCACCGTTGGGCAATATGCAGGGCAGGGGGTGCATGAAGGTGTTTGGGGGATAGTCAAGGCTGGGGGGCTCCCCAACAGGCTTGGCAGAGACCAGGTGGTGGATGGTGGGCATGGCCCCACCTGCAACCTCCTGCCAGGGGAAGAAGGAGTCCGCTGGGCCCTGGGTACTGTCCGTATCTGGGTGAgggcaagagcgagagagagagtgagagaatgaaagagagagcgcgagtgagagggagagaatgaaagagagagcacgagaaagagggagagaatgaaagagagcgcgagggatagagagggagagagagagggagagaatgaaagagagcgcaagaaagagggagagaatgaaagagagagcgagagagagggatagagagggagagagagagagagggagagaatgaaagagagagcgcgagagagagggagagaatgaaagagagagcgagggatagagagggagagagagagggagagaatgaaagagagagcgcaagaaagagggagagaatgaaagagagcgagagagagggatagagagggagagagagagagagagggagagaatgaaagagagagcgcaagaaagagggagagaatgaaagagagcgagagagagggatagagagggagagagagagagagagaatgaaagagagaacgcgagaaagagggagagaatgaaagagagagcgagagggagaacaAAAGTCTTAGTGATGTCCCAAAAATAAGACAAGCCCAAAATCTAACCATGGTATATGTGTCTGTCTCACCTTTATCCTTTTCGTCCTCGCTGTCCAGGCTCTCTGGTTCGTGGTGCTGGGGGCTGGAGGCCGAGCTGTAGCTCTCAGACGAGGTTTCGCCGTATACCTCCTGACTGGAGTCTCCGTCTAGACACACATACAACCCCAACATTCATTCAATTAGATTTAGTTCAAATATGATTTGCAAACCTTTGATTTACATGAAATCAACCTGAAGGCATATGCGTATGACTGAGACACACAGATAAGCAGATCAGATGTTGACTGAAAAGCTATGCCTTATAAACTTGTACAACATTGCTCTCTGTTGGTTGAATGTAGTTACTACAAGTAGTAAAAGCCTAAACTCACCAATGGCGAGCGTGTAAAGGGTGTATGATTTATTTTAGAAAGCATTGTTTTGAATTATAATGACCCAACCGACGCCTCTGATAATGACCCAACCGAATCCTCTGATAATGACCCAACCGAATCCTCTGATAATGACCCAACCGAATCCTCTGATAATGACCCAACCGAATCCTCTGATAATGACCCAACCGAATCCTCTGATAATGACCCAACCGAAGCCTCTGATAATGACCCAACCGACGCCTCTGATAATGACCCAACCGACGCCTCTGATAATGACCCAACCGAATCCTCTGATAATGACCCAACCGAAGCCTCTGATAATGACCCAACCGACGCCTCTGATAATGACCCAACCGACGCCTCTGATAATGACCCAACCGAAGCCTCTGATAATGACCCAACCGAAGCCTCTGATAATGACCCAACCGACGCCTCTGATAATGACCCAACCGACGCCTCTGATAATGACCCAACCGACGCCTCTGATAATGACCCAACCGACGCCTCTGATAATGACCCAACCGAAGCCTCTGATAATGACCCAACCGAAGCCTCTGATAATGACCCAACCGAAGCCTCTGATAATGACCCAACCGAATCCTCTGATAATGACCCAACCGACGCCTCTGATAATGACCCAACCGAATCCTCTGATAATGACCCAACCGAAGCCTCGCTCAATTAGATTGTGTTTCTATTTTTGGGTTAAATCGTTGGCGCTGTAGTCacacaaaataatatatattttttgttatgaATCACTTTCTTCTAGTTCCTTTTAATTGGAAAAGTTAGCTAGGTTCGATTAGACCAATTCATCCACTGATGGAAACATTGGAGATATGGACTATCCTGCTAGCATACAGTCCCTGCTCTGCCTGTCCCGTCCCTTTCCAGCCGCCTCGCTCTGCTTGCTCAGCCCGCCTCGCTCTGCTTGCTCCGCCCACTTCTGGTGAGACTGTCGCTTAagccttttcctccaaacaacaacaacaacaaacatcaagCCATTTCTTCACAGGGCTACCATTTCAGAGCTTTAGGATAGGAAGAATATCAGGGCAAAATCATTTCCATCGATACCCACCTTTCCCTGTCGACTGTCGCGCTCGCTGAGAAGCTGGTGGCACCATGCTCCCATTTGCCGCCAAGTATGCTTTCTTCCCCTTTtccctgaaggaggagagacaaaGATGAGCATTCGTCGTCAACGATACAGGATAaatgagggaggagaagaggaattGAAGCCTGTTGCTCGACAGACTGGTTGGTAATAGACCCActtcaccctagacccacttcaatttgcttaccccaatagatccacagacgatgcaatcgccatcactctgcacactaccctatcccatctggacaagaggaatacctatgtaagaatgctgttcattgactatagttcagcattcaacaccatagaaccctccaagctcatcattaagctcgaggccctgggtctgaacctgccctgtgcaactggttcctg
Coding sequences within it:
- the LOC139420139 gene encoding zinc finger CCHC domain-containing protein 2-like isoform X2, whose amino-acid sequence is MLKTKLPMRTAEAGDDTAEEQPDLHIPRSVSPTISDRLEDSSRHLGYPSQLDKETVFEWFGLHLNPAKRIELMCGLLHMCQPLELRFLGSCLEDLARKDYPILRDVEIRANCPNDLGILSDVIDPVVRSKLLVCLSLLRSDSRECAGILFQILNHMDPSLFYKNYPGYSVSPFRDPFHPSRVDEKTFRRTEHICGRPIEEAVGPLEQFALLFTMASLHPAFPFHQRETLLVHLDKIKFATEDKQQNPYRINAQAQEAEYLGPAAVTTEASLDERTQGQRQCASQTPPSCRTQREAVHIEKIVLKGMSQSRTDREYNFEVKWSDFSSSNVRKTQLELESFLFKLPKEQATESFEKGILRLLNQGDKYESRGVERNLKEKFLSAPQAFRRTRKVCGFFLCESSSSSSSCSCSRCNPAALGKSFKEDGSEASSQEEVVYLDPYVLGHRKKHVSNRPCHSVPDTKSSQGESVRKGSHSLPDWTRKTRTLQPDQEASGGPEQHQGSEKRGNHPASMRQPLAPDREKGKKAYLAANGSMVPPASQRARQSTGKDGDSSQEVYGETSSESYSSASSPQHHEPESLDSEDEKDKDTDSTQGPADSFFPWQEVAGGAMPTIHHLVSAKPVGEPPSLDYPPNTFMHPLPCILPNGALPADAPLPVMPPHQVATALVDNKVVGGLIMQVPLVLREPTSTTVPVPVPGDPEQMPMVLPGFGSLALGLHSPGSPALQPPVQHFKTAPPQTTASSEGVTTLPAHQPLVEAISVITPGPPYASPLQPAYSNPDPAAPLTPSIPLGDLSIPHIKHPDVSLFPDLPSLYTMAPIPTSVMATLGVAPSPGQVQAVVPPSVPTHTPGPAPGSTQTDSTSYVNSTSNSVAQQQAQPQQQQQQQTTHQQQAMCCGACGCRGGCGNSRTAPSFFFPHQMAPRQVFGAPPIFQLTSLCASNYLSQPPPQSNGQAQLTFFPPAPYAGQTLLHTQSDHVLGTQLGYSLQQMVSPFNRFYPHMYPSSVGMVPGSGGGGGAPGVAVGVNKNNGNVSCYNCGVSGHYAQDCKQPSVDSSQQGSFRLKYAASHSPEGLDNAS
- the LOC139420139 gene encoding zinc finger CCHC domain-containing protein 2-like isoform X1; this translates as MLKTKLPMRTAEAGDDTAEEQPDLHIPRSVSPTISDRLEDSSRHLGYPSQLDKETVFEWFGLHLNPAKRIELMCGLLHMCQPLELRFLGSCLEDLARKDYPILRDVEIRANCPNDLGILSDVIDPVVRSKLLVCLSLLRSDSRECAGILFQILNHMDPSLFYKNYPGYSVSPFRDPFHPSRVDEKTFRRTEHICGRPIEEAVGPLEQFALLFTMASLHPAFPFHQRETLLVHLDKIKFATEDKQQNPYRINAQAQEAEYLGPAAVTTEASLDERTQGQRQCASQTPPSCRTQREAVHIEKIVLKGMSQSRTDREYNFEVKWSDFSSSNVRKTQLELESFLFKLPKEQATESFEKGILRLLNQGDKYESRGVERNLKEKFLSAPQAFRRTRKVCGFFLCESSSSSSSCSCSRCNPAALGKSFKEDGSEASSQEEVVYLDPYVLGHRKKHVSNRPCHSVPDTKSSQGESVRKGSHSLPDWTRKTRTLQPDQEASGGPEQHQGSEKRGNHPASMRQPLAPDREKGKKAYLAANGSMVPPASQRARQSTGKDGDSSQEVYGETSSESYSSASSPQHHEPESLDSEDEKDKDTDSTQGPADSFFPWQEVAGGAMPTIHHLVSAKPVGEPPSLDYPPNTFMHPLPCILPNGALPADAPLPVMPPHQVATALVDNKVVGGLIMQVPLVLREPTSTTVPVPVPGDPEQMPMVLPGFGSLALGLHSPGSPALQPPVQHFKTAPPQTTASSEGVTTLPAHQPLVEAISVITPGPPYASPLQPAYSNPDPAAPLTPSIPLGDLSIPHIKHPDVSLFPDLPSLYTMAPIPTSVMATLGVAPSPGQVQAVVPPSVPTHTPGPAPGSTQTDSTSYVNSTSNSVAQQQAQPQQQQQQQTTHQQQAMCCGACGCRGGCGNSRTAPSFFFPHQMAPRQVFGAPPIFQLTSLCASNYLSQPPPQSNGQAQLTFFPPAPYAGQTLLHTQSDHVLGTQLGYSLQQMVSPFNRFYPHMYPSSVGMVPGSGGGGGAPGVAVGVNKNNGNVSCYNCGVSGHYAQDCKQPSVDSSQQGNNATARGLFRWTHSAPLRHPPSARSYSLSHTSAL